The following are from one region of the Phormidium sp. PBR-2020 genome:
- the arsC gene encoding arsenate reductase, glutathione/glutaredoxin type, which yields MKKVMFVCKRNSCRSQMAEGFTRHFGEGVVEVHSCGLESSRVHPTAIEVMQEVGIDITGQTSDPIDNFKAQDYDAVISLCGCGVNLPPEWVSQEIFQDWQLDDPDGQPLETFRRVRDEVRDRVKTLIDSLK from the coding sequence ATGAAAAAAGTCATGTTTGTCTGCAAACGCAACTCCTGCCGCTCTCAGATGGCGGAAGGCTTCACCCGTCACTTCGGGGAAGGCGTTGTGGAGGTTCACAGTTGCGGCTTAGAGTCCTCACGTGTTCATCCCACGGCCATTGAGGTGATGCAGGAGGTGGGGATTGATATTACCGGCCAAACCTCAGATCCCATCGATAACTTCAAGGCCCAGGACTATGATGCGGTGATTTCCCTCTGTGGCTGTGGGGTGAATTTACCCCCAGAGTGGGTGAGTCAAGAAATCTTCCAGGATTGGCAACTCGATGACCCAGATGGACAGCCGCTGGAGACCTTTCGCCGGGTTCGCGATGAGGTGCGCGATCGCGTCAAAACCCTCATCGACAGCCTGAAGTAG
- the arsH gene encoding arsenical resistance protein ArsH — protein MENFDRPPKILFLYGSLRERSYSRLLAEEAARIIEDFGAEVRFFDPRELPLRGQVPETHPKVQELRELSQWSEGQVWSSPEMHGNVTGILKNQIDWIPLSLGAVRPTQGRTLALMQVSGGSQSFNALNTMRILGRWMRMFTIPNQSSVAKAYQEFHEDGTMKESSYRDRVVDVMEELYKFTVLLRDHSEYLTDRYSERKAHAQVQEKAKQAV, from the coding sequence ATGGAAAACTTCGATCGCCCTCCCAAAATCCTCTTTCTCTACGGGTCCCTACGAGAACGCTCCTATAGCCGTCTGCTGGCCGAAGAAGCGGCCCGCATTATCGAAGACTTCGGGGCGGAGGTGCGCTTTTTTGACCCCCGAGAATTACCCCTACGGGGTCAAGTCCCGGAAACCCATCCCAAAGTCCAAGAGTTGCGGGAGTTGAGTCAATGGTCTGAGGGACAAGTCTGGTCCTCCCCGGAGATGCACGGGAATGTCACAGGAATCTTGAAAAATCAGATTGATTGGATTCCCCTGAGTTTGGGGGCAGTGCGGCCCACCCAGGGGCGAACCTTGGCCCTGATGCAAGTCAGCGGCGGGTCTCAGTCGTTTAACGCCCTCAACACCATGCGGATTTTGGGTCGTTGGATGCGGATGTTTACCATTCCCAATCAATCCTCCGTGGCCAAGGCCTATCAGGAGTTCCATGAGGACGGAACCATGAAAGAGTCCAGTTACCGCGATCGCGTGGTGGACGTGATGGAGGAGTTATACAAATTCACCGTCCTGCTACGAGATCACAGTGAGTACCTCACCGATCGCTATAGCGAACGAAAAGCTCACGCACAGGTACAAGAAAAAGCCAAACAAGCCGTTTAA
- a CDS encoding NCS2 family permease yields the protein MADPTSSSGLERISRFFQFPSLKTSFRQEAIAAVTTFVTMAYILAVNPAILSNAIFLETPGDLFGELVVATALAAAIATLVMGLYAKYPFALAPGMGLNAYFAFSVVLGLGIPWPVALAAVFVEGVLFMILTALNLRGAIVRAIPDCLKYATSAGIGLFIAYIALTGSEIIIADEVTTTRLNDLTSGIPALTVLGLGITAALMARRLRGALLWGILATAVLGWGLGVAAPPEAIVSLPPFPVHLLGQALRGLGAASLNLGQFITVMVVFLFVDFFDTVGTLTGLGVKAGYLKSGQGFPRLNRAFMADAVGTTVGALLGTSTTTAYIESAAGVSEGGRSGFTAVVVAGLFLLSLFFTPLLAGIPEFATAPALILVGVLMMGTVRQIDWDDPAESISAFLTMVIMPLSYSIADGLAVGAIVYPLLKSLQGKFRDIPIAMWVLAGLFLIKLTVLKF from the coding sequence ATGGCTGATCCGACTTCATCCTCTGGCTTGGAGAGGATTTCACGTTTTTTTCAATTCCCCAGTCTCAAGACGAGTTTTCGTCAGGAGGCGATCGCCGCTGTGACGACGTTTGTCACCATGGCCTATATTTTGGCGGTGAATCCGGCGATTTTGTCCAATGCTATTTTCCTGGAAACACCGGGGGACTTGTTTGGGGAGTTGGTGGTGGCCACGGCCCTGGCGGCGGCGATCGCCACTCTGGTCATGGGACTCTATGCCAAGTATCCCTTCGCTCTCGCGCCGGGAATGGGTCTGAATGCCTATTTTGCCTTTTCGGTGGTTTTAGGCTTGGGGATTCCCTGGCCAGTTGCCTTAGCAGCGGTGTTTGTGGAGGGGGTGCTATTCATGATTTTGACCGCATTGAATCTGCGGGGGGCGATCGTGCGGGCGATTCCCGACTGTCTCAAATATGCCACCAGTGCCGGGATTGGCTTATTTATTGCCTATATCGCCCTAACTGGCAGTGAGATCATTATCGCCGATGAGGTCACCACAACCCGCTTAAACGACTTAACCAGCGGCATTCCCGCCTTAACGGTATTGGGGTTGGGGATTACCGCCGCCTTAATGGCCCGACGACTACGGGGGGCGTTACTGTGGGGCATTTTGGCCACCGCTGTATTGGGTTGGGGGTTGGGAGTGGCGGCCCCTCCCGAGGCGATCGTGAGTCTGCCACCGTTCCCTGTGCATCTACTGGGCCAGGCCCTGAGGGGGTTAGGGGCGGCTTCCCTGAATCTGGGGCAGTTTATCACGGTGATGGTGGTCTTCTTGTTTGTGGATTTCTTCGATACGGTGGGAACGCTGACGGGATTAGGGGTGAAGGCGGGTTATCTCAAATCGGGACAGGGGTTTCCCCGCCTCAATCGGGCCTTTATGGCGGACGCGGTGGGGACGACGGTGGGGGCCCTGTTGGGAACCTCCACTACGACGGCTTATATTGAGTCGGCGGCGGGGGTATCGGAGGGGGGACGTAGTGGCTTTACGGCGGTGGTGGTGGCGGGATTGTTTCTGCTATCGCTGTTTTTTACGCCTCTGTTGGCGGGGATTCCTGAGTTTGCCACGGCCCCGGCCTTGATTTTGGTGGGGGTATTGATGATGGGAACGGTGCGTCAGATTGATTGGGATGACCCGGCTGAGTCGATTTCGGCGTTTCTGACGATGGTGATTATGCCGTTGAGTTATTCGATTGCCGATGGTTTGGCCGTGGGGGCGATCGTTTATCCCTTGTTAAAGTCCCTTCAGGGCAAGTTTCGTGATATTCCCATTGCCATGTGGGTGTTGGCGGGGTTATTTCTGATTAAGTTAACGGTTTTGAAATTTTAG
- a CDS encoding formylglycine-generating enzyme family protein, which translates to MPLTVHKRQEQNQYYDERLATGGLPLRMMSIPPGTFLMGSPEDEPERSTVEGPQHQVAVSGFFMAKYPVTQAQWRAVAAMPQVEKELEPDPSSFKGDNRPVESVSWYDAVEFCARLSVYTGREYRLPSEAEWEYACRAGTTTPFHFGEMITTEVANYDGSDTYNGGPKGDYREETTSVNHFGIANAFGLSDMHGNVFEWCLDHWHKNYDKAPTDGSAWLSEDESSGRVLRGGSWLDNPRICRSAFRNNYYPRLDDYDYGFRLVSVAPRTL; encoded by the coding sequence ATGCCGCTTACAGTACACAAACGCCAAGAACAAAACCAGTACTACGACGAACGCCTCGCTACAGGGGGTTTGCCCCTACGGATGATGTCCATCCCCCCAGGCACGTTCTTGATGGGTTCCCCAGAAGATGAACCTGAACGTAGTACCGTTGAAGGGCCTCAGCATCAGGTGGCCGTGTCCGGGTTTTTTATGGCGAAATACCCCGTCACCCAAGCCCAGTGGCGGGCGGTAGCTGCTATGCCCCAAGTGGAGAAGGAGTTAGAGCCAGATCCGTCCAGTTTCAAAGGCGATAATCGCCCGGTGGAGTCCGTGAGCTGGTATGACGCGGTGGAGTTTTGCGCCCGGTTGTCGGTCTATACTGGGCGCGAGTACCGTTTGCCTAGTGAAGCAGAATGGGAATATGCTTGCCGAGCAGGCACAACCACGCCGTTTCATTTTGGAGAGATGATTACAACGGAGGTGGCGAATTATGACGGCAGTGATACCTACAACGGTGGACCGAAAGGAGACTATCGAGAAGAGACCACCTCAGTGAACCACTTTGGCATCGCCAATGCTTTTGGTCTCAGTGATATGCACGGCAACGTTTTTGAGTGGTGTTTAGACCACTGGCATAAGAATTACGACAAAGCCCCAACCGATGGCAGTGCCTGGCTGAGTGAGGATGAAAGCTCAGGCCGGGTGCTACGCGGCGGTTCTTGGCTCGACAATCCGAGGATTTGCCGTTCCGCCTTTCGCAACAACTACTACCCGCGCCTCGACGACTACGACTACGGTTTTCGTCTCGTGAGTGTTGCCCCGAGGACTCTTTGA
- a CDS encoding RNA-directed DNA polymerase, whose amino-acid sequence MKRYGNLWPEIVDFENLLQAARQAQRGKRYRPNVLAFNHNLDQELLRLQAELIQQTYRPGGYRTFKIDDPKPRLISAAPYRDRVVHHALCNVIVPPLEQTFIDDTYANRLGYGTHRALKRFTFFARTSRYILQCDLRKYFPSIDHDILKTTLRRKIKCPETLWLIDRIIDGSNPQGYDVDYFPGDNLLTPLQRRRGLPIGNLTSQFFANLYLNRFDHFVKEQLKARKYLRYVDDFALFSNNRGFLVRAWAEIEAYLTTLRLRLHPIKSQLFETRFGANFVGFRVLPDRIRVRNDNLRRARLRCRRLQQDYTDGQQSLTEVVQRLRSWEAHLMHGDTQGLRHHIFDQLIFHPPPEPLSLENSLPFEPEMEF is encoded by the coding sequence ATGAAGCGCTACGGTAATCTCTGGCCCGAGATCGTTGACTTTGAAAACCTGTTACAGGCCGCCCGCCAGGCGCAGCGGGGCAAGCGCTATCGTCCTAATGTCCTGGCCTTCAACCATAACCTAGATCAAGAGCTGCTGCGCCTGCAAGCCGAGCTAATCCAGCAAACCTATCGTCCAGGAGGCTACCGGACTTTCAAAATTGATGATCCTAAGCCCCGGCTGATTTCTGCGGCTCCCTATCGCGATCGGGTCGTGCACCATGCCCTCTGCAACGTGATTGTACCGCCCCTGGAGCAAACCTTTATTGATGATACGTACGCGAACCGCTTGGGCTATGGTACCCACCGCGCTCTCAAGCGTTTTACATTCTTTGCCCGCACTAGCCGCTACATCCTTCAGTGTGACTTGCGCAAATACTTTCCCAGCATTGATCATGACATTCTTAAGACCACCCTGCGCCGCAAAATCAAGTGCCCAGAGACCCTCTGGCTGATTGACAGGATTATTGACGGCAGTAATCCTCAAGGCTACGATGTGGACTATTTTCCAGGAGACAACCTCCTCACCCCCCTGCAACGGCGGCGAGGCCTTCCCATTGGTAACCTGACCAGTCAGTTTTTTGCCAATCTCTACCTCAACAGGTTCGATCATTTTGTCAAAGAACAGCTCAAAGCTCGTAAATACCTGCGCTATGTGGACGATTTTGCCCTTTTCAGCAACAATCGTGGCTTTTTAGTCAGAGCTTGGGCTGAGATTGAAGCTTACCTGACTACTTTGCGCCTGCGGCTACACCCCATTAAGAGCCAACTCTTTGAAACCCGCTTCGGCGCTAATTTTGTAGGCTTTCGAGTATTGCCAGACCGCATTCGAGTCCGCAATGATAATCTACGGCGTGCTCGTCTGCGTTGCCGCCGACTCCAGCAGGATTATACGGACGGTCAACAATCCCTTACTGAAGTCGTCCAGAGACTGCGTAGTTGGGAAGCTCATCTGATGCACGGCGATACTCAAGGGCTGCGCCACCATATCTTTGATCAACTTATTTTCCATCCGCCGCCGGAACCATTATCCCTGGAGAACTCGTTACCCTTTGAGCCAGAAATGGAGTTTTAA
- the avd gene encoding diversity-generating retroelement protein Avd → MSDLPVIQKTHDLIQWYVPILNRLPKAHKFTLGDRIVSRLYDLLEGLIQARYSRDKLAKLYELNLQLEVLRHQTRLLLDFELISAKRYAYVGQQINGIGVEIGGWIKQQKAS, encoded by the coding sequence ATGAGCGATCTGCCAGTCATCCAAAAGACCCATGACCTGATTCAGTGGTATGTTCCAATTTTGAACCGGTTGCCCAAAGCCCATAAGTTCACCCTGGGGGATCGGATTGTTTCTAGGCTCTATGACCTACTTGAAGGTTTAATCCAGGCCCGCTACAGTCGCGATAAGTTAGCCAAGCTCTATGAGCTAAACCTACAGCTTGAAGTTCTGCGTCATCAAACCCGGCTACTCCTGGATTTTGAGTTGATCTCAGCCAAGCGTTACGCCTACGTGGGTCAGCAGATTAACGGTATTGGGGTAGAAATTGGTGGCTGGATCAAGCAACAAAAAGCATCATGA
- a CDS encoding formylglycine-generating enzyme family protein gives MAATPVSLPVIDVLRDEFVPDARQDHVAEVLLSGLLQRCDADQGDDPCRYEFFGDRERVGSAGRVRDLLLDSVPMSHSRQVLDWLSRRIGERAGHSLKSFEAFLAAFEESEENLTAGALPLAQVGLDVLHRLGGSHAALARRYETLRHIEQGRPTFSDWPALETEEFTVVTFEVEPDDVQTLESFDFTVATLQRSLAQQPTRTQESPEWVVQRQQQQAYRFIESLPGNISLEMVAIPGGSFMMGSPEDEPERYDDESRQHEVTVSPFVMGRYPVTQAQWRAVAAMPPVEKELEPDPSRFKGDNRPVESVSWYDAVEFCARLSVYTGREYRLPSEAEWEYACRAATTTPFHFGEMITTEVANYDGNSTYNGGPKGDNRGETTPVGHFGIANAFGLSDMHGNVWEWCLDHWHDNYDEDEAPTDGSAWLSDDKDSDRLLRGGSWLLNPRNCRSAYRSYDDPRYDDDVIGFRLVSVAPRTL, from the coding sequence ATGGCGGCTACTCCGGTGAGTCTGCCGGTGATTGATGTGTTGCGGGATGAATTTGTGCCGGATGCTCGTCAGGATCATGTGGCAGAGGTGCTGCTAAGTGGTCTCCTGCAACGCTGTGATGCTGACCAGGGGGATGACCCCTGCCGCTACGAGTTTTTTGGCGATCGTGAGCGGGTTGGGTCAGCAGGGCGAGTTCGAGACTTGCTTTTGGACAGCGTTCCCATGTCCCATTCTCGCCAGGTGTTGGATTGGCTCTCACGGCGAATCGGAGAGCGAGCTGGTCACAGCCTGAAAAGCTTTGAAGCCTTCCTGGCGGCCTTTGAGGAGTCAGAGGAAAACCTGACCGCAGGCGCGTTGCCTCTGGCTCAGGTGGGGTTAGATGTGTTGCATCGTTTGGGGGGTTCCCATGCTGCTCTAGCTAGACGCTATGAGACTTTGCGGCACATAGAACAAGGTAGACCGACCTTCTCGGACTGGCCGGCATTGGAAACGGAGGAGTTTACGGTTGTCACCTTTGAGGTGGAGCCAGATGACGTGCAGACATTAGAGTCCTTTGACTTCACCGTTGCGACTCTCCAGCGCTCCCTGGCCCAGCAGCCAACCCGCACGCAAGAATCACCAGAATGGGTCGTCCAGCGCCAACAGCAGCAGGCCTACCGCTTCATAGAATCCTTGCCGGGGAACATCTCCTTGGAAATGGTTGCTATTCCGGGGGGCAGTTTCATGATGGGTTCCCCAGAAGATGAACCTGAACGCTATGACGATGAATCTCGCCAGCATGAGGTGACGGTGTCCCCGTTTGTTATGGGTCGCTATCCGGTTACCCAAGCCCAGTGGCGGGCGGTAGCTGCTATGCCCCCAGTGGAAAAGGAGTTAGAGCCAGATCCATCCCGTTTCAAAGGCGATAATCGCCCGGTGGAGTCTGTAAGCTGGTATGACGCGGTGGAGTTTTGCGCCCGGTTGTCGGTCTATACCGGGCGCGAGTACCGTTTGCCTAGTGAAGCGGAGTGGGAATATGCTTGTCGAGCAGCGACAACCACGCCGTTTCATTTTGGAGAGATGATCACGACGGAGGTGGCGAATTACGACGGCAATTCTACCTACAACGGTGGACCGAAAGGAGATAATCGAGGAGAGACCACCCCAGTCGGCCACTTTGGCATCGCTAACGCTTTTGGTCTCAGTGATATGCACGGCAATGTTTGGGAGTGGTGTTTGGACCACTGGCATGACAATTATGACGAAGATGAAGCTCCGACAGATGGCAGCGCCTGGTTGAGTGACGATAAAGACTCAGACCGGTTACTACGCGGCGGTTCTTGGCTCCTCAATCCGAGGAATTGCCGTTCCGCCTATCGCAGCTACGACGACCCGCGCTACGACGACGACGTCATCGGTTTTCGTCTCGTGAGTGTTGCCCCGAGGACTCTGTAA
- a CDS encoding MoxR family ATPase, producing MSDEQQKKPDIFDPIFKGTGTPTTDDHGTPLVETLPDPPTWRRADRRKQERGATFQAQPNEIELVNAALYLRRPLLVTGKPGVGKTSLAYAIARELDLGEVLYWPITTRTTLKDGLYLYDAIARLQDSTETERSGPHRFDNIGKYIRLGPLGTALLPAKKPRILIVDEIDKSDIDLPNDLLYVFEEGSFEIPELTRIEDINPDVQVRTAYKDSQEFTFNKDNKHGGVVVDGKTTISRGQVTCNQFPLMILTSNGERDFPPPFLRRCIRLTMQEPDEKRLTDIVKAHLRQEENGDTLIAQSEQRIADLVKRFIEKRSNYSKGDLATDQLLNAIYLITRERPPNISPDVSTPGDLIDRLWKHLSSSEDQQSDNRRRG from the coding sequence ATGAGTGACGAGCAGCAGAAAAAACCGGATATCTTCGATCCCATTTTCAAAGGGACAGGAACCCCCACCACTGACGACCATGGTACGCCCCTAGTTGAAACCCTGCCGGATCCCCCCACCTGGCGACGGGCCGATCGCCGCAAACAAGAGCGCGGCGCCACCTTTCAAGCCCAACCCAATGAGATTGAATTGGTCAATGCAGCCCTGTACCTGCGGCGACCCCTGTTGGTGACGGGCAAACCTGGGGTGGGCAAAACCTCCCTGGCCTATGCCATTGCCCGCGAACTCGATCTCGGAGAAGTCCTATACTGGCCCATCACCACCCGCACCACCCTCAAAGACGGGCTATATCTCTATGATGCGATCGCCCGCCTGCAAGACTCCACTGAAACAGAGCGCAGTGGGCCACACCGCTTTGATAACATTGGCAAATACATTCGTCTAGGGCCGTTAGGCACGGCCCTGTTGCCCGCCAAGAAACCCCGCATCCTGATCGTCGATGAAATCGATAAAAGCGATATCGACCTGCCCAATGACCTGCTCTATGTCTTTGAGGAAGGGAGCTTCGAGATTCCTGAACTCACAAGAATTGAAGACATCAACCCCGATGTCCAAGTGCGGACGGCCTACAAAGATTCGCAAGAGTTTACCTTTAATAAGGATAATAAGCATGGAGGGGTCGTGGTGGATGGCAAAACCACAATCTCCAGGGGCCAGGTCACCTGTAATCAGTTTCCGCTGATGATTTTGACCAGTAACGGGGAGCGGGACTTTCCGCCGCCGTTTTTGCGGCGCTGTATTCGCCTGACCATGCAAGAGCCGGACGAGAAGCGATTAACAGATATCGTCAAAGCTCATCTCCGGCAGGAGGAGAATGGAGACACCTTAATTGCTCAATCGGAGCAGAGAATTGCCGATCTGGTCAAACGGTTCATCGAGAAACGCAGCAATTATAGTAAAGGGGATTTAGCCACCGACCAGCTTTTGAACGCCATTTATCTCATCACCCGTGAGCGTCCGCCCAACATTTCCCCTGATGTTAGTACCCCCGGAGACCTAATTGACCGCCTGTGGAAGCATCTCAGCAGCAGCGAAGACCAACAATCGGACAATCGGCGCAGAGGCTGA
- a CDS encoding trypsin-like peptidase domain-containing protein, whose protein sequence is MAPGYVLTCAHVVLQALGIREDNFTAHKTPPEDIITLDFLPNTDTISARIVLWEPYDIHHGDLAGLKLLSPPPETARPLPLISCSLQEIEFEPHVIFGFASESGGRTDAYRPHSNAVGGRFQFHKKDDPEDDTIEPGYSGAPVWNALRHGVVGMIATAEVSSTGESRSRANAIKEKSLHPLVQELFARSLYDRIQDNLTPAITPAVNRAIENAFLLCDTDGDRSKSNALRDRLLYLAQLPNRGWQQEERDIDRLTQFASFLMVFDDLPRSFSDEIKTWVRRRYFNFDALYVKADEYRKKYPVSSGTTEEYVVVQIKPREQTDTVQFYVSLWIIPDRNQANPLVPHTTLAQDELVTESTLIAALDKKLNDQHNLFKPFIHCFVPHSFLGCDLDTWETEDGFTLGGQFRFVMRTDISSSPDPQFDKTRWERYWQSLKDKQVWTKTVRETFVRTNCARKIVLLFKDLHGAEMAILENLASERVPSMFQNLAKRKALPVVTLWVRQNHLYDELDQMLDCRVMDLPQQVFEKRKKAMGEETGDLGYHLSLVWEDPNVIPPTWEPFDQNRC, encoded by the coding sequence GTGGCTCCAGGCTATGTGCTTACCTGTGCCCATGTGGTGTTGCAGGCTCTGGGGATTCGAGAAGACAACTTCACCGCTCACAAAACTCCGCCCGAGGACATCATCACCCTGGATTTTTTGCCCAATACCGATACTATTTCTGCCCGGATCGTTCTTTGGGAGCCCTACGACATTCACCATGGGGATCTCGCAGGACTCAAGCTGCTATCCCCACCGCCGGAAACGGCCAGACCCTTACCCTTGATATCCTGCTCCCTCCAAGAAATTGAGTTTGAGCCTCACGTCATCTTTGGCTTCGCCAGCGAGAGTGGTGGCCGTACTGATGCCTACAGGCCCCACTCCAACGCTGTGGGGGGGCGCTTCCAATTTCATAAAAAAGACGATCCCGAGGATGACACCATTGAACCTGGCTATAGTGGTGCACCAGTATGGAACGCCTTGCGCCACGGCGTGGTGGGGATGATTGCTACCGCCGAGGTGTCCAGCACGGGGGAGTCGCGGAGTCGCGCCAATGCGATTAAGGAAAAGTCCTTACACCCCTTGGTGCAGGAGCTTTTTGCCCGCAGTTTGTATGATCGCATCCAAGACAATTTGACTCCGGCAATTACGCCAGCAGTTAATAGGGCCATCGAGAACGCCTTTTTGCTGTGTGATACGGATGGCGATCGCTCCAAGAGTAACGCCCTGCGCGATCGATTACTGTATTTAGCTCAATTGCCGAATCGCGGCTGGCAACAGGAGGAACGGGATATCGATCGCCTAACCCAGTTTGCCAGTTTCTTGATGGTTTTTGATGACTTGCCCCGGTCTTTTTCAGACGAGATCAAAACCTGGGTCAGGCGGCGCTACTTTAACTTCGATGCGCTTTATGTCAAAGCCGATGAATATCGAAAGAAGTACCCGGTATCTTCTGGTACCACGGAAGAATATGTCGTGGTGCAAATTAAACCCAGAGAGCAGACCGATACTGTTCAATTCTATGTGTCCCTTTGGATCATTCCTGATCGCAACCAAGCCAATCCTCTCGTCCCTCATACCACTCTTGCGCAGGATGAGCTAGTTACCGAGTCAACCCTTATTGCTGCCTTAGACAAAAAGCTAAACGATCAACACAACTTGTTCAAACCATTTATTCACTGTTTTGTTCCGCACAGTTTCCTGGGATGTGATCTAGATACCTGGGAAACCGAAGATGGTTTTACCCTGGGAGGACAGTTTCGATTTGTGATGAGAACAGATATCTCATCCTCTCCCGACCCACAGTTTGACAAGACCCGGTGGGAGAGATATTGGCAGTCCCTGAAGGATAAACAGGTATGGACAAAGACAGTCCGTGAAACGTTTGTGCGAACAAATTGCGCTCGCAAAATCGTTTTACTCTTCAAAGATCTGCATGGCGCTGAAATGGCAATCTTAGAAAATCTCGCCAGTGAGCGAGTACCTAGCATGTTTCAAAATCTTGCCAAAAGAAAAGCGCTACCTGTTGTGACTCTTTGGGTTCGGCAGAATCACCTATATGATGAACTCGACCAGATGTTAGACTGTAGGGTGATGGATCTGCCTCAGCAAGTCTTTGAAAAACGCAAGAAGGCAATGGGGGAAGAGACAGGAGATCTAGGATATCATTTGAGTCTGGTCTGGGAAGATCCCAATGTCATCCCGCCTACATGGGAACCGTTTGATCAAAATCGGTGCTGA
- a CDS encoding DUF4168 domain-containing protein, which translates to MLKQLLAGSTLMGMLLFGGASTVSAQQAPAPQPGGMQEAPQMDVSEADLERFAIAIQQIQAIERQAQAQMVEVIEAQGLTIERFNEIAQSQQDPDLQAQVNVSNEEAQVFEQAVERISGIQQEAEMEMETAVQQEGLDVQEFNMISQAVQQDPSLQQQVMEMLQN; encoded by the coding sequence ATGCTTAAGCAACTACTGGCTGGAAGTACCCTGATGGGAATGTTACTGTTCGGGGGTGCGTCCACCGTAAGCGCTCAGCAAGCACCTGCCCCTCAACCTGGGGGAATGCAAGAAGCCCCTCAGATGGATGTGAGTGAGGCTGATTTGGAACGCTTCGCGATCGCCATTCAACAAATCCAAGCCATTGAACGCCAGGCTCAAGCCCAGATGGTTGAAGTCATCGAGGCCCAAGGACTGACCATTGAGCGTTTCAATGAAATTGCTCAAAGTCAACAAGACCCCGACTTACAGGCTCAGGTTAATGTCTCTAACGAAGAGGCACAAGTCTTCGAGCAAGCCGTTGAACGGATTTCTGGAATTCAACAGGAAGCAGAAATGGAGATGGAAACTGCTGTCCAGCAAGAAGGCTTAGATGTCCAGGAGTTCAACATGATTTCCCAAGCCGTGCAACAAGACCCCTCCCTGCAACAGCAGGTGATGGAAATGCTGCAAAACTAG
- the rfbD gene encoding dTDP-4-dehydrorhamnose reductase: MRILLTGVNGQLGGELQKTLVPLGEVVGVGRDRLDLSQSDSIPPVVEAIQPDLIINCAAYTAVDKAETEVELAHQVNAIAPGTLAKAASQVGATLLHLSTDYVFDGTQSHPYVETDTTNPIGEYGKSKFAGEMAILQTGAPHIILRTAWVYGVGGTGNFVKTMLRLGKDREEIRVVADQVGSPSWTGDIAGAIAKIAGRHQHLEGTYHFTNSGVASWYDFAVAIFEEAAALGFPLQVKRVVPITTADYPTPAQRPAYSVLSGKKLEAILKEPAPHWRQGLRQMLAGLQAALTDEL, translated from the coding sequence ATGCGGATTTTGTTAACCGGTGTCAACGGACAATTGGGAGGAGAATTACAGAAAACCTTAGTTCCCCTGGGGGAGGTGGTTGGCGTGGGCCGCGATCGCCTGGATTTGTCCCAAAGTGATTCGATTCCCCCCGTGGTTGAGGCCATTCAGCCGGACTTAATTATCAACTGTGCCGCCTATACGGCTGTGGATAAAGCCGAAACCGAGGTAGAGTTGGCCCATCAAGTGAATGCGATCGCCCCCGGAACCCTAGCCAAAGCCGCCAGTCAGGTGGGGGCTACCCTGCTGCATCTCTCCACCGATTACGTCTTTGACGGAACCCAAAGCCATCCCTACGTAGAAACCGACACCACCAACCCCATCGGAGAATATGGCAAGTCCAAATTTGCCGGGGAAATGGCGATTTTGCAAACTGGTGCCCCTCATATTATCCTCCGTACCGCCTGGGTCTATGGCGTTGGCGGAACCGGAAACTTCGTCAAAACCATGTTACGGCTGGGGAAAGACCGAGAGGAGATTCGAGTCGTCGCCGATCAGGTGGGGAGTCCCTCCTGGACTGGAGATATTGCTGGGGCGATCGCCAAAATTGCCGGCCGCCACCAACATCTCGAAGGAACCTATCACTTCACCAACAGTGGTGTCGCCAGTTGGTACGACTTCGCCGTGGCTATTTTTGAAGAAGCCGCCGCCTTGGGATTTCCCCTACAGGTTAAACGAGTCGTTCCCATTACCACCGCCGACTATCCCACCCCGGCCCAACGTCCCGCCTATTCCGTCTTGTCCGGGAAAAAATTAGAAGCCATATTAAAGGAGCCTGCACCCCACTGGCGACAGGGATTACGCCAGATGTTAGCAGGGTTGCAGGCCGCCTTAACCGATGAATTGTAG